In Palaeococcus ferrophilus DSM 13482, the following proteins share a genomic window:
- a CDS encoding helix-turn-helix domain-containing protein → MPVIDPHILRSIHRSDLRKRILMYLYDIYPSATYLSEIARVVGSDPSNVRGALVGLGNRYNGESSLVYLGLVEEVMSNGFRYYRLTDYGKKVVEYLKDYYSYYRKFM, encoded by the coding sequence ATGCCAGTGATCGATCCACACATTCTCAGGTCAATACACCGCAGCGACCTTCGGAAGCGCATACTAATGTACCTCTACGATATATATCCTTCTGCCACGTATCTTTCGGAGATTGCACGAGTTGTGGGTTCTGATCCATCGAATGTGCGGGGCGCCCTCGTTGGACTCGGTAACCGTTACAATGGGGAGAGCTCCCTCGTGTATCTGGGTCTCGTGGAAGAAGTCATGAGCAATGGCTTTAGGTATTATCGGCTGACGGACTATGGCAAAAAAGTCGTGGAATATTTAAAAGATTATTACTCATATTACCGCAAGTTTATGTGA